The DNA region GACCGGATAAGCCTTTTTCTCTTTGGGGTTGTAGCCCGGCGGAGTGTAGACGTAGTAATCGCTCTGGTGGCCGGGCACGCCGAGAGCGATGGACGTGGTGTAGCGATGGTGGCGCAGCGTGCCATGAGGAACGTCCGTGTCATCCCATGGCTGGGGGATGTTACCGGGAACCGTGAGCAGGTTGGAGAGATTGACCAGGTTGGGAGTGATGGTGACGTTGGAGAGGTCGAGGCGAGGTTGACCGTCGACTTCGAAGTGATAACCGTAGATCTCAGGTGCCAAGGGCTTGGTCGTGAGAGTCCAGACTCCCTTATCGTCCTTTTCCATGGGCATGGGCTTGGCGACGCCTTCGAGCCCGAGCAGGACGGTGGTGGCTTTGTCGTCCTTATAGCGGAAGGTAACGGTATAGTCCGGGTGAATCTCGGTGGCAGGCGTAAAGGCGGCAACCTGCGCGGTAAGAAGACCCGGAGTCGCCCCGGCGAGCAGGAGGCCGAGGATTGGAATGGCTTTCAAGGTGCGGGCCAGGAAACAAATCTTCATGGCCGCCAGTGTAGCTGAGATTGATACTTTGGCAAGCAGGGATTTGGTGGCGCTGGACAGCGCATAATTGAGGGATGCCCTTTCGCTCTGGTTTCGTCTCGATTATTGGCCGGCCTAACGCCGGTAAGTCCACTTTGTTGAATGCCCTGCTGGGACAAAAGCTCGCCATCGTGACGCACAAGCCACAAACGACGCGGACGCGGATTCACGGCGTGCTTGAGGTTCCCTTGAAGAAGAAGGCCAAGGGCGAGCCGGGACATCCGGCGGCGCAGGTGGTGCTGGTGGATACCCCGGGGGTGCACAAGCCGGAGACGCAGCTCGACAAGCGCATGATGCAGGAGGTGCACGATGCGCTGGAGAGCCGCGATGCGGTGCTGTTCATTGTGGATGTAACTCATCGGCTGGCGAAGGAATCAGAAGGCGGGAAGAAGACGGGCCGCATGGCGATGAGCGCGGCGGAGGATGACTTTGCGTTGTCGCTGGTGAAGAAGCTGGAGTGCCCTGTAATTCTTGTCCTGAACAAGATCGATGCCGTCCGCAAGGAAGAACTTCTGCCGCTGATTGCGCACTGGAGCTCGCTGCACGATTTTGCCGAGGTGGTGCCGGTTTCGGCGAGGAAGAAGGAAGGGCTGGATCTGCTTCTGGAGAAGGTCGTCGGGCATCTGAAGGAGGGGCAGCGTTACTTTCCGAAGAACCAGTTGACCGATCAGCCGGAGCGGTTTCTGGTGGCAGAGTTGATTCGCGAGAAGATTTTGATGCTGACCGGAGAAGAGGTTCCTTATGCGACCGCCGTGGTGATTGAGCGGTACGAGGAGCCGGCTTCGCTGAAGAAGATGAAGGACGGCAAGCTCCCGGTGACCAAGATTGCCGCAGCCATCTTTTGCGAGCGGACGGGGCAGAAGGCCATCCTGATCGGCAAGCAGGGCGAGATGCTGAAGCGCATCGGGACGGCGGCGCGTAAGGACATTGAGGGGCTGCTAGGGACTCGGGTGTTTCTGGAGCTATTCGTCAAGGTGCAGGAGGAGTGGCGCAGTTCGCGCGGGTTTGTCGAAGATCTGGACTGGCGGCGGCAGTTGGAAGAGATTGCCGAGAAACAGATGGGCGAGGAAAAAGATTCAGAGTGAGATGAATCTTTCTTCTGGTGTATGCTCCTGCCATGTCGATCGACGGGAATGCTGCCGGTGGCGTAAGGATTCTTGATGTGGGGTGCGGGGCGGGCGATTCCATGCAGGAGGAGCTGCAACTTCGCTGCGGTAGCCTGGCGCACGCACTCCCGATTGAGATGGTGGGAATCGATATCGATGGCGAAGCCCTCGCACAGGGACGATTGAACTTTCCGCAGTTCCTTTTTATCTGTGCGAAGGCCGAGAACATACCATTTCCCGACGGGTCGTTCGACGTGGTGATCTCTCGCGTCGCGATGCCTTATATGGATATTCCTGTTGCCCTGCGCGAGATGCGGCGCGTGCTCAAAGCCAATGGAGAGCTACGTATCAAACTGCATCCTCTGTCGTTTACGCTGTCGGAGCTTGCGGTTGAGATGCGGTCAGGATCTCTTCGGAGGAGGATGCAGAACCTTACCTATCGCTTGTATGTGGTTGCGAATGGGATGGCGCTGCACTATGCGGGCTTCAACTTTCGCTTCCCCCTGGCCCGGCACCGCTGCGAGTCGTTTCAGACGCAGAGCGGGATTCGACGCGCCCTGGTTGCAGCGGGATTCAGAGAGATTGACGCGTCTTGCTGGGACACCAAAATAACCCCGCCTCATGCCGGCAACTGTAGGGCGTCTGCGCGCCGTAATCCTTAGGAAGCAGTGGAAGACTATTCCTTGATGCTTACGCCGAGGGTCTTCATCTTCCGGTAGAGGTGGCTACGTTCGAGGCCGAGAGACTCGGCGGTGCGGCTTACATTGCCGTGGTTTTCGTCGAGCTTCTTGAGGATGTAGTCGCGCTCGTAGGCTTCGCGGGCTTCGAGCAGTGACGAGAATTCTTCGCCGCGCGGGTTGATGCGGCCCGATTCGGTGAGCTTGCCAGGTCCTCGATAGACGAGCATAGGCAGGTGTTTGCGTTCGATGCGCTGCGTCTTCGGGTTGAGGATGAGGACGCGCTCGACGAGATTGCGCAGCTCGCGTACATTGCCCGGCCAGTGATACTGACGAAGCGCCGCAAGAGCATCTTCGGTCATCTCGACATGGGGGCGTCCATATTGCTGACCGAACTCCTGCAGGAATTCCTTGACCAGCAGAGGGATGTCTTCCTTGCGATCGCGCAGCGGCGGCACGAAAAAGGGAATGACGTTGAGGCGATAGAAGAGGTCTTCGCGGAAGTTGCCGCGCGCGATCTCTTCTTCGAGGTCTTTGTTCGTGGCCGCGATGACACGGACATCAACATGGATGGGGTGCGAGGCACCGACGGGCAGAAAACGCTGTTCGTCGAGGGCGCGAAGCACCTTGGCCTGCGTCTTGAGGCTCATGTCGCCGACTTCGTCGAGGAAGAGGGTGCCCCCGTCGGCGCGCTCGAACGTTCCGCGCTTCTCCTGCGGACCGCTGGTTCCGGCGGGGACCGCTCCGTGGCGATAGCCGAAGAGTTCGCTCTCGATATAGTCCTCGGGAATCGCGGCGCAGTTGAGTTCGACGAAGGGGCGATCTTTGCGCAGGCTTTCGGCGTGCATGGCGCGACCGATGAGTTCCTTGCCAGTGCCGGATTCGCCATAGATGAGGACGCGGCCGTTGGTGGGGGCCATCAGCTTGATCTGCTGGCGCAGCGCCTTCAGAGGCACACTCTGGCCGGTAACAGTTCCCTTCACCGCGAGCTGGCGCGAAAACTCCGCATTATCTTCGCGCATCTGACGCGCCTTCATCGCATTCTTCAGAACGATGAGAGTTCGGTCGAGCGAGAGCGGCTTTTCGAGAAAGTCGTATGCGCCGAGTTTGGTCGCTCGCACCGCGGCCTCGATTGTTCCGTGACCGCTGATGATGACGACCTCCGGAACATTGGTGCTATCGATGGTGCGTATCTCCGCAAGCGCTTCGAGACCGTCCCGGTCAGGCAGCCAGATATCGAGCAACACGACGTCATACGCCGCGTCGCGCAGCAGTTCGAGCGCCTCGGTGGCGGTTGCGCTGGTGGTAACGAGGTACCCCTCTTCGCGCAGGATGCTCTCCAGCGATTCGCGGATCTCGGCTTCGTCATCGACGATAAGAACGTGATTCAAGCAGGGCCTCCATGGCCGTTAGCGGTTGTGCTTGGCAGTTCGAGTTCGCTGTCGGT from Edaphobacter paludis includes:
- a CDS encoding class I SAM-dependent methyltransferase; its protein translation is MSIDGNAAGGVRILDVGCGAGDSMQEELQLRCGSLAHALPIEMVGIDIDGEALAQGRLNFPQFLFICAKAENIPFPDGSFDVVISRVAMPYMDIPVALREMRRVLKANGELRIKLHPLSFTLSELAVEMRSGSLRRRMQNLTYRLYVVANGMALHYAGFNFRFPLARHRCESFQTQSGIRRALVAAGFREIDASCWDTKITPPHAGNCRASARRNP
- a CDS encoding sigma-54 dependent transcriptional regulator, with translation MNHVLIVDDEAEIRESLESILREEGYLVTTSATATEALELLRDAAYDVVLLDIWLPDRDGLEALAEIRTIDSTNVPEVVIISGHGTIEAAVRATKLGAYDFLEKPLSLDRTLIVLKNAMKARQMREDNAEFSRQLAVKGTVTGQSVPLKALRQQIKLMAPTNGRVLIYGESGTGKELIGRAMHAESLRKDRPFVELNCAAIPEDYIESELFGYRHGAVPAGTSGPQEKRGTFERADGGTLFLDEVGDMSLKTQAKVLRALDEQRFLPVGASHPIHVDVRVIAATNKDLEEEIARGNFREDLFYRLNVIPFFVPPLRDRKEDIPLLVKEFLQEFGQQYGRPHVEMTEDALAALRQYHWPGNVRELRNLVERVLILNPKTQRIERKHLPMLVYRGPGKLTESGRINPRGEEFSSLLEAREAYERDYILKKLDENHGNVSRTAESLGLERSHLYRKMKTLGVSIKE
- the era gene encoding GTPase Era, translating into MPFRSGFVSIIGRPNAGKSTLLNALLGQKLAIVTHKPQTTRTRIHGVLEVPLKKKAKGEPGHPAAQVVLVDTPGVHKPETQLDKRMMQEVHDALESRDAVLFIVDVTHRLAKESEGGKKTGRMAMSAAEDDFALSLVKKLECPVILVLNKIDAVRKEELLPLIAHWSSLHDFAEVVPVSARKKEGLDLLLEKVVGHLKEGQRYFPKNQLTDQPERFLVAELIREKILMLTGEEVPYATAVVIERYEEPASLKKMKDGKLPVTKIAAAIFCERTGQKAILIGKQGEMLKRIGTAARKDIEGLLGTRVFLELFVKVQEEWRSSRGFVEDLDWRRQLEEIAEKQMGEEKDSE